A genomic region of Methanosarcina thermophila TM-1 contains the following coding sequences:
- the ppcA gene encoding phosphoenolpyruvate carboxylase: protein MSSKTEFPKVMCTQHPDSASRYIATQEEPEEAIEAATVFGCDEYMPDYEGKATPYHQNVQIVSKLIEETNLVPGKDFFITPRAPSAVQENRFRQLMVMMSIAEANYNAHEYPDIQAINEFVHPMTDSVREILEAQQHMVAVSELAKKEFGFSMKVPRIIPLIEDAPSLLYAAELVENTMHAWKERFGASPDKFRVFLGKSDSALSFGHVASTLSCKYAINGLSELNSEIDTQIGIIFGAGTLPFRGHLDLKNADNFFREYRGIGTITLQSALRYSHKKGDAEALVNLAKAKLPETPELFSAEEKKEIVNLIGIFGAEYSRILRQIAPMINRIADLLPQQRDRLMHKGTGGYSRNAPDISGVVKLCRTDVGKELEASMPAENLHLPRAIKFTGALYSIGLPPEFIGTGRALQKAQEKLGEAACENLLTKYFPSLASDLNFASRYLDLNVASRFLPEACLKEIRKDIEIVREIFDLETKPEPSYRILLEMMQPDLLQAKSAEECMDEEVSQLVCSTLTKMGKIRKALG, encoded by the coding sequence ATGAGCAGTAAAACTGAATTTCCAAAGGTAATGTGTACCCAGCACCCTGATTCGGCATCGAGATATATCGCAACACAGGAAGAACCTGAAGAAGCTATAGAAGCTGCAACGGTCTTCGGTTGTGATGAATACATGCCGGATTACGAAGGAAAGGCGACGCCTTACCATCAGAATGTCCAGATTGTATCAAAACTTATAGAGGAAACTAACCTTGTGCCCGGGAAGGACTTTTTCATCACGCCGAGGGCTCCGAGTGCAGTTCAGGAAAACCGGTTCAGGCAACTCATGGTTATGATGTCGATTGCAGAAGCTAATTACAATGCACATGAGTATCCGGACATCCAAGCAATCAATGAGTTCGTGCATCCCATGACAGACAGCGTCAGGGAAATTCTTGAAGCCCAGCAACATATGGTAGCTGTAAGTGAACTTGCAAAAAAGGAATTCGGGTTCTCAATGAAAGTCCCGCGCATAATTCCTCTTATCGAAGATGCTCCTTCACTGCTATATGCAGCAGAGCTTGTCGAAAACACGATGCATGCCTGGAAAGAACGTTTTGGGGCATCACCGGACAAGTTCAGGGTATTTCTGGGAAAATCGGATTCTGCCCTATCTTTCGGGCATGTTGCAAGCACATTATCCTGCAAATACGCAATAAACGGACTATCCGAGCTAAATTCCGAAATCGACACCCAAATCGGGATTATCTTCGGAGCAGGGACTCTGCCTTTCAGGGGACACCTTGACCTGAAAAACGCAGACAATTTCTTCAGGGAGTACCGGGGGATAGGAACCATTACTCTCCAATCAGCCCTCAGGTATAGCCATAAAAAAGGCGACGCTGAAGCCCTGGTAAATCTTGCAAAGGCAAAACTGCCGGAGACACCTGAACTTTTTTCAGCCGAGGAAAAAAAAGAAATAGTAAATCTCATAGGGATATTTGGAGCAGAATACAGTCGGATTCTCAGGCAGATAGCTCCCATGATAAATCGGATAGCTGATCTTCTCCCCCAGCAGCGAGACCGTCTTATGCATAAAGGAACAGGCGGCTATTCAAGAAATGCTCCTGACATTTCGGGTGTTGTCAAACTCTGCCGCACCGATGTAGGAAAAGAGCTTGAAGCCAGCATGCCTGCCGAAAACCTCCATCTTCCCAGGGCGATCAAGTTCACAGGTGCACTTTATTCCATAGGCCTGCCTCCAGAATTCATAGGCACAGGGCGCGCCCTTCAAAAAGCGCAGGAAAAACTCGGAGAAGCCGCCTGTGAAAATCTACTGACAAAGTACTTTCCTTCCCTAGCAAGCGACCTGAATTTTGCATCCCGGTACCTTGACCTCAATGTAGCTTCGCGCTTCCTGCCCGAAGCATGTCTGAAAGAAATCCGCAAAGACATTGAGATAGTACGTGAGATCTTTGACCTTGAAACCAAACCCGAACCCTCATACCGCATCCTGCTGGAAATGATGCAGCCCGACCTTCTCCAGGCAAAAAGTGCAGAAGAATGCATGGATGAGGAAGTTTCCCAGCTTGTGTGCTCGACCCTGACTAAAATGGGGAAAATCAGGAAGGCTCTCGGTTAA
- a CDS encoding MATE family efflux transporter yields the protein MVSDEEMRSGNIVNLFLKFAFPTVVGVIIAGIQGIIDGFFIGNAIGSQGLAAVTLAYPAYMAIIAVGVIIGIGASSLTALQLGKGNLNRALDIVHNAFSLCLLTGAIFTVAGLVFCKTSISLLGTSGPTLDFAREYLRIIFMGSVFMILAIALDPLVRNDGKPRLCMNIMIAGVIVNLVLDYLFIMRMGMGMSGAAIATIISFALPALLLIHYLFSSQAKLKLRLKAMSLKLGTLLQILRAGTPSFVMQISIAFVLFAHNYMLLRYGSELAVSAYGIIGYVFSIFYMLFEGIALGVQPIIGFNFGAGYYERVSKTLKLTILSCILVGALGFALVYLFPERVIQIFSQDDTELLGITLRGMEIFMFSLLVEGTVLLTAIYYQSINRVRAALFIYLGKIFVFLLPLLFILPIFFGLDGVWSASPVTEYLMMIIALVMLSKEFKFLKHNAVENKHPAGKNQALTVIRQIGKTEVEENSRFVKFKPAEKKDIS from the coding sequence ATGGTAAGCGATGAAGAAATGAGATCTGGAAATATTGTGAATCTCTTCTTGAAATTCGCGTTCCCTACCGTTGTAGGAGTCATCATTGCTGGAATTCAGGGAATAATTGACGGTTTCTTTATAGGAAATGCTATCGGAAGCCAGGGGCTTGCAGCAGTCACCCTTGCATATCCGGCTTATATGGCTATAATCGCAGTTGGAGTAATTATAGGAATAGGGGCATCCAGTCTTACAGCATTGCAACTTGGGAAAGGAAATCTAAACAGAGCCTTGGATATAGTACATAATGCTTTTTCCCTGTGCCTTCTTACAGGAGCTATCTTTACAGTAGCGGGGCTGGTTTTCTGTAAAACTTCAATCAGCTTACTTGGGACAAGCGGTCCTACCCTGGATTTTGCCCGCGAGTACCTGAGGATTATTTTTATGGGTTCGGTTTTCATGATTCTGGCAATTGCCCTTGATCCGCTAGTAAGAAACGACGGGAAACCCAGGCTCTGTATGAATATCATGATTGCAGGAGTAATTGTAAATCTCGTGCTTGACTACCTTTTTATTATGCGTATGGGCATGGGAATGTCAGGTGCCGCTATTGCCACAATAATCTCCTTTGCCCTCCCGGCGTTACTGCTAATACATTATCTGTTTAGCAGTCAGGCAAAACTCAAACTCAGGCTTAAAGCCATGAGCTTGAAACTGGGAACTCTGCTCCAGATCCTCAGAGCCGGAACCCCGTCTTTCGTAATGCAGATATCAATTGCTTTTGTGCTTTTTGCACATAATTATATGCTGCTCAGGTACGGTTCCGAGCTTGCGGTCTCAGCTTACGGCATTATAGGATATGTTTTCTCAATTTTCTATATGCTTTTCGAAGGAATAGCCCTGGGAGTGCAGCCGATTATAGGCTTCAATTTCGGTGCTGGATACTATGAGAGAGTCTCAAAGACCCTGAAACTTACAATTCTCTCATGTATTCTCGTGGGAGCTCTCGGTTTTGCACTGGTCTACCTCTTTCCGGAGAGAGTTATTCAGATTTTCAGCCAGGACGACACCGAACTTCTGGGAATTACGCTGCGAGGAATGGAGATCTTCATGTTCTCTTTGCTCGTTGAAGGTACTGTGCTCCTCACTGCCATCTACTACCAGTCAATAAACAGGGTCCGAGCAGCACTTTTCATCTATCTGGGAAAAATTTTTGTTTTCCTGCTTCCTCTGCTCTTCATTCTGCCGATCTTCTTCGGCCTCGATGGGGTCTGGTCGGCTTCTCCGGTCACAGAGTACCTCATGATGATAATAGCTCTGGTCATGCTTTCGAAGGAATTTAAGTTTCTCAAGCACAATGCAGTAGAGAATAAACATCCAGCTGGTAAAAATCAGGCGTTAACAGTAATCAGACAGATCGGAAAAACCGAAGTAGAGGAAAATTCCAGGTTTGTTAAATTCAAGCCTGCAGAAAAAAAAGACATCTCGTGA
- a CDS encoding ABC transporter ATP-binding protein, protein MRIDILNFKRALSLVWQSAPGWTLISAFLIVLQGALPLASLYLMKLIVDSVTTGISSSNKEAAFGHIVLLIFLAAAAAFFTVLNSAVLSIVSEAQAALVSDNILDLLHDKSIEADLEYYENPKYYDTLYRAQNDAPFRPTRIVNSIFQVCQNGISLVIVFGLIASFSWIVAASLTIAAIPVAFVRLIYSNRIYEWQCSCTAKERKVWYFHWLLTSNSSVKEIKLFNLGPLFTKRYHNLRKKLRKERLTITAKQSVADLATQTVSIATIFVSFIFIAMRAFQGNITLGDLVMYFGALQQGYSFLSNFLNGFADLYEDNLFMTTLYKFLDLKPALKESSNTIPVPEKIKDGIFFEHVGFSYPNQKTRVLKDINLHISAGKTIALVGDNGSGKTTLIKLLCRFYDPTEGRILIDGIDIRNFKILDLRKEISIVFQDYIHYNLTARENIWFGDVNKPVDEKNILQAAACSGANRIIEQLDNGYETILGKWLEDGTELSIGEWQKIAIARAFFRDSQIIVLDEPTSSLDPKAEDEVFKKFKQIAAGRTAIIISHRLSTVKMADSIYFMKEGRILESGTHDELMALDGEYAQLFRIQSKHYN, encoded by the coding sequence ATGAGAATTGATATTCTCAACTTTAAACGTGCACTTTCGCTTGTCTGGCAAAGCGCACCTGGATGGACGCTAATAAGTGCCTTTTTAATAGTGCTGCAAGGTGCTCTGCCATTGGCTTCTCTTTATCTTATGAAATTGATAGTGGACTCTGTAACGACTGGTATCTCCTCATCAAATAAAGAGGCTGCCTTCGGACATATCGTGCTCCTTATCTTCCTAGCAGCTGCGGCAGCATTTTTCACTGTCCTGAACAGTGCAGTTTTAAGTATAGTTAGTGAAGCACAGGCAGCTTTGGTTTCAGACAATATCCTTGATTTACTTCATGATAAATCAATTGAGGCTGACCTAGAATATTATGAGAATCCTAAGTATTACGATACACTCTATAGAGCTCAAAATGATGCTCCTTTCAGGCCAACAAGAATAGTTAACAGCATTTTCCAGGTATGCCAAAATGGTATATCCTTAGTGATTGTATTCGGGTTGATTGCTTCTTTTAGCTGGATTGTAGCTGCATCTCTAACAATTGCAGCCATACCAGTAGCCTTTGTTCGTTTGATATACTCAAACAGAATTTATGAATGGCAATGTTCTTGCACGGCAAAGGAACGAAAAGTATGGTATTTTCACTGGCTGCTTACCAGTAATAGTAGTGTAAAGGAAATCAAACTGTTTAATCTTGGGCCTTTGTTCACGAAAAGGTACCATAACTTACGTAAGAAGCTTCGAAAGGAACGATTAACCATAACAGCTAAACAATCTGTAGCAGACCTAGCTACCCAAACCGTTAGTATTGCAACTATTTTTGTAAGTTTCATATTTATCGCTATGAGAGCTTTTCAGGGAAATATAACCCTTGGTGACCTGGTAATGTACTTTGGAGCTTTACAACAGGGCTATTCATTTCTTTCTAATTTCCTAAATGGTTTTGCAGATCTTTACGAGGACAACCTCTTTATGACAACGCTTTATAAATTTTTAGATCTAAAGCCTGCTTTGAAAGAATCATCAAATACAATACCAGTGCCTGAAAAGATTAAAGATGGGATCTTCTTCGAACATGTTGGATTTAGCTATCCTAACCAAAAAACCAGAGTCCTGAAAGACATCAACCTGCACATAAGTGCTGGAAAGACCATAGCTCTTGTTGGAGACAATGGATCGGGCAAAACTACACTGATAAAACTTCTTTGCAGATTCTATGATCCGACTGAAGGAAGGATACTGATTGACGGAATCGACATCCGCAATTTCAAAATACTAGATTTACGAAAAGAAATTAGTATCGTCTTTCAGGATTATATACATTACAATTTAACTGCTAGAGAAAATATTTGGTTCGGTGATGTAAATAAGCCTGTTGACGAAAAAAATATCCTGCAAGCAGCGGCGTGTTCAGGAGCAAATCGTATTATTGAACAGCTTGATAATGGCTACGAGACTATCCTGGGAAAGTGGCTTGAGGATGGCACAGAATTGAGTATTGGGGAATGGCAGAAAATAGCTATTGCCAGGGCTTTTTTCCGGGATTCCCAGATAATAGTTCTGGACGAGCCTACAAGCTCATTAGATCCGAAGGCTGAAGACGAAGTTTTCAAAAAATTTAAGCAAATTGCTGCAGGTCGAACTGCTATAATAATAAGTCACAGACTCTCAACAGTGAAAATGGCGGATTCCATATATTTCATGAAAGAGGGAAGGATCCTGGAAAGTGGTACTCATGATGAATTGATGGCTCTTGATGGTGAGTATGCACAACTTTTTAGGATTCAATCAAAACATTATAACTAA
- a CDS encoding radical SAM/SPASM domain-containing protein, whose amino-acid sequence MNQIEYIPQFCVWELTLKCNMNCKHCGSMAGKARGRELTVDECLNVAEQLIELGCEQVTFIGGEVFLYKGWEKIARKLSENGLHVNIITNGFLLGDEQIAQIKYAKLTNVGISLDGMESNHNNMRNVNTSFEKVMKAFDIFKREKIPVAVVTSLVDSNFEDLWQMYELLVEKGIKAWQIQIVNPMGNMADEKNLILDPAKVPLITKFIREKREEKKIAIYAGDDIGYFDENEPYLRGPPGTVCEWSGCQAGLRVVGIDSIGNVKGCESLYSDEFIEGNLREESLSEIWFKEGNFAYNRNFDVSMLTGSCKDCDKGAICRGGCRGSCYFTTNSKFENLYCCYPEKKQNVT is encoded by the coding sequence ATGAATCAAATTGAATACATACCTCAATTCTGTGTATGGGAACTTACGCTAAAATGTAATATGAATTGCAAACACTGCGGCTCTATGGCAGGAAAAGCCAGAGGAAGAGAACTCACAGTTGATGAATGTCTTAACGTCGCCGAACAGCTAATAGAACTTGGATGCGAACAGGTAACTTTCATTGGAGGAGAAGTTTTTCTGTACAAGGGATGGGAAAAAATAGCCAGAAAATTATCTGAAAATGGTCTTCATGTTAATATTATTACCAATGGCTTTTTACTTGGAGATGAACAAATTGCCCAGATCAAATACGCCAAATTAACTAATGTGGGAATTTCTCTCGATGGAATGGAAAGCAATCATAATAATATGAGAAATGTAAACACATCATTCGAAAAAGTGATGAAAGCTTTTGATATCTTCAAAAGAGAAAAAATACCTGTGGCTGTTGTAACCAGTCTGGTTGATAGTAATTTTGAGGATTTATGGCAAATGTATGAGTTACTTGTGGAGAAGGGCATAAAGGCCTGGCAGATACAGATAGTTAATCCAATGGGAAATATGGCCGATGAAAAGAATCTTATCCTGGACCCAGCTAAGGTGCCGCTGATTACCAAGTTTATTAGAGAAAAGCGTGAAGAAAAGAAGATCGCGATCTATGCAGGAGATGACATCGGATACTTTGATGAAAATGAACCATATTTGAGGGGTCCGCCAGGGACAGTTTGTGAATGGTCAGGATGCCAGGCGGGCTTGCGAGTAGTGGGAATAGATAGTATAGGCAATGTAAAAGGTTGTGAATCCCTGTACTCAGATGAGTTTATTGAAGGCAATTTGCGTGAAGAATCCTTATCCGAAATCTGGTTTAAAGAAGGCAATTTTGCTTACAACAGAAATTTTGATGTTAGTATGCTGACAGGCAGTTGTAAAGATTGTGATAAAGGAGCCATTTGCCGAGGTGGATGCAGGGGAAGTTGTTATTTTACAACTAATTCTAAATTTGAAAACCTTTACTGCTGCTATCCTGAAAAAAAGCAAAATGTAACATGA
- a CDS encoding protease inhibitor I42 family protein, with protein MNWKKSLILILVLICIPVAAISLNSETTSQNGDASAASKATSQATISDEDISMASTQDGDVSVASKAASQAIISSGGDVSMVSKSTSEVTVKQGESYTVSLKEDTSTGYNWKVTHSDGLKLLSDTNSDGERELKFLAAQKGKQTIKAEYYKSGEESLKLTSEFVLNVV; from the coding sequence ATGAACTGGAAAAAAAGTTTAATACTTATACTGGTTTTGATCTGTATTCCAGTCGCTGCAATCTCGCTTAATAGTGAAACCACATCACAGAATGGAGATGCTTCTGCGGCTTCAAAAGCTACAAGTCAAGCTACAATAAGCGATGAAGACATTTCTATGGCCTCAACACAGGATGGAGATGTTTCTGTGGCTTCAAAAGCTGCAAGTCAGGCTATAATAAGCAGCGGTGGAGACGTTTCTATGGTCTCAAAATCCACAAGTGAGGTCACTGTAAAACAGGGAGAAAGTTATACTGTTTCTCTAAAAGAAGATACGTCTACGGGCTATAATTGGAAAGTGACTCATTCAGATGGGCTCAAACTTCTATCTGACACGAACTCTGATGGAGAAAGGGAATTAAAGTTTCTTGCAGCTCAAAAAGGAAAACAAACAATAAAAGCGGAATACTACAAATCTGGAGAGGAAAGCCTAAAACTCACTTCTGAGTTTGTATTAAATGTAGTTTAA
- a CDS encoding cytochrome c biogenesis protein CcdA → MKRGSNIIIVLFFIYLSILLVPVVSADPNPVIVQYFHQKGCHYCEMTDPIVDKIKAQYENDDVVIIDINTSTPDGLYQWNKYGFEGIPAIVINNETKLFGDGEITEEKLRTTIDGYLAKSREETEHTTENATENKRDSEYINTNLNLPVAYSLGLFAGFSPCLMAILGFLLSFTAGTSNSTKNSMMRATVFGLGLVTSYIVLGLCLLSFRKSIPSLEGFSYVAGIIIILIGLNLLGIFNSPVVMDNYFQNSARKYVGTLSGVFFLGVLFSFVKVPCTAPMLLVLISKTITNGTVSNLTMLFAFSAGVLTPFIGVGLLGGYTLSKQIRSYRMYIKKVSGIALVLIGLWMIF, encoded by the coding sequence ATGAAAAGAGGCTCTAACATAATAATCGTACTATTTTTTATATACCTGTCAATTCTCCTTGTTCCTGTCGTCTCTGCAGACCCAAATCCAGTTATAGTACAATATTTTCATCAAAAAGGCTGCCATTATTGCGAGATGACCGACCCTATTGTTGATAAAATTAAAGCTCAATATGAAAATGATGATGTTGTTATAATTGATATAAACACCAGCACCCCCGATGGTTTATATCAGTGGAATAAATATGGATTTGAAGGAATTCCAGCTATCGTGATAAACAATGAAACAAAGCTTTTCGGCGATGGAGAAATTACTGAAGAAAAACTGAGAACCACAATCGACGGGTATCTTGCAAAAAGTAGAGAAGAAACTGAACATACGACAGAGAACGCAACTGAAAACAAACGGGATAGTGAATATATAAATACGAATCTGAATTTACCAGTTGCTTATTCGCTCGGTCTTTTTGCAGGTTTTTCACCCTGTCTGATGGCCATACTGGGGTTTCTATTAAGCTTTACTGCAGGAACAAGCAATAGCACAAAAAATAGCATGATGCGTGCAACAGTATTTGGATTAGGACTGGTGACTTCTTACATAGTTCTGGGTCTGTGTTTGCTCTCTTTCAGAAAGTCAATTCCCAGTTTGGAAGGCTTTTCTTATGTTGCAGGAATAATCATAATTCTCATTGGATTAAACCTATTGGGGATTTTTAATTCACCTGTTGTTATGGATAATTATTTTCAAAACTCGGCTAGGAAATATGTAGGTACTTTGAGTGGAGTTTTCTTCCTTGGAGTACTATTCTCTTTTGTAAAAGTTCCCTGTACTGCTCCGATGCTTCTTGTACTGATCAGCAAAACCATAACAAATGGAACAGTTAGCAACCTGACCATGTTATTTGCTTTCAGCGCTGGAGTATTGACCCCTTTTATAGGAGTTGGCTTGTTAGGAGGCTATACTCTATCTAAACAAATTCGTTCATACAGGATGTACATAAAAAAAGTTAGTGGAATTGCACTTGTATTAATTGGTCTATGGATGATTTTTTAA
- the mprF gene encoding bifunctional lysylphosphatidylglycerol flippase/synthetase MprF, whose translation MKQNGSMREKALKIEKLVSFLLPAVIFSLALWTLDRQVRHLHSMYIIKNITITPLSHIELAFFLTFLSYLALTGYDYLAVRHINHPMPYKQTARASFISMSISYSIGFNILTGSSLRYRFYSRNGLGLREICEIIVFCILTFWLGFCFVGGLLFTFYPVNLPDYILRNPVSLNLIGILLLLSVAVYFFFSFRKWNFRIGEYQIRVPEPKIAFFQLVLSSVDYLLSGSIIYFLLPSSPHLTMLHVLVFFALAQIIGLISTVPGGLGVFETLMLFMLEPYFGTVDIIRPLLLFRAIYYFVPFLFGFLALILYEYEEREEFLKKIGKATYSSLSQVVPQIFSILVFLGGVSLLFSGALPSNPRYLHDLTYIVPFPLIEFSRFFGSIMGVLLLLLANGLWKRIDGAYILSLAVLLMGGIFALLKDFDYHEASVLFTLFFFLLPCRKYFYRKSSLMHQSFSSKNIIAIILVLVSFVWLGLFSYRNVEYSNELWWQFGINSQASSFLRATVGTFFLLLVLGIAKMLSPFSRDIHMPGEEEMKLAKTIINQSKETAGNLALTGDKYLLFDDEKQAFLMYGIYGKTWVAMGDIVGTSKRAKELIWDFYEMSRLNQGRAAFYEVSEKYIPVYLDLGMTLIKIGEEAKVPIETFTLEGSAGKDFRYTVRNVEKKGYRFEIVSGEEVLRLMPELRRISDAWLQMKAGKEKRFSIGFFDEKYLSNFPIALVRNDSEIVAFANIWTGAEKEEISVDLMRYGPNAPYRTMEYLFIKLMLWGKEMGYKHFSLGMAPLSGLENRQFAPIWHKIGSLIFSHGEHFYNYRGVREFKEKFNPVWSPRYIALPKGFKQGLVLKDIAALISGGVKGIFTKENKRAISHRGHQTPEKTLE comes from the coding sequence ATGAAACAAAACGGCAGTATGCGGGAAAAAGCCCTTAAAATAGAGAAGCTTGTGAGCTTTCTTTTGCCAGCGGTTATATTTTCCCTGGCTTTGTGGACTCTGGATAGACAGGTGCGTCACTTACACTCAATGTATATCATCAAAAATATTACCATCACTCCACTGAGCCATATAGAGCTTGCCTTTTTTTTAACTTTTTTGAGTTACCTTGCCTTAACAGGCTACGATTATCTGGCAGTCCGTCATATCAACCACCCTATGCCTTATAAACAGACAGCTCGGGCTTCATTTATCAGCATGTCCATAAGTTATAGTATTGGCTTTAATATCCTGACAGGAAGTTCTTTGCGATACAGATTTTATTCAAGAAATGGACTGGGTTTGCGCGAGATATGTGAGATCATAGTTTTCTGTATTCTCACCTTCTGGCTCGGCTTCTGTTTTGTCGGAGGCTTGCTCTTCACATTCTACCCTGTGAATCTGCCGGATTATATACTCAGGAATCCTGTCTCTTTAAACTTAATTGGAATTTTACTTCTGCTGTCCGTTGCTGTTTATTTCTTTTTCTCGTTCAGGAAGTGGAATTTCAGAATAGGGGAGTACCAGATAAGGGTTCCCGAACCAAAAATAGCTTTTTTCCAGCTTGTTTTATCCTCAGTAGATTATCTGCTTTCTGGAAGCATTATCTATTTCCTTTTGCCCTCAAGCCCACACCTTACCATGCTTCACGTACTTGTATTTTTTGCACTGGCTCAAATCATAGGTCTGATAAGCACTGTCCCTGGAGGGCTCGGAGTTTTTGAGACTCTGATGCTGTTTATGCTAGAACCATATTTCGGCACGGTTGATATAATAAGACCGCTTCTTCTCTTCAGGGCAATTTATTACTTCGTACCTTTCCTGTTTGGATTCCTAGCTCTTATATTGTATGAATATGAAGAGAGAGAAGAATTCCTGAAAAAAATCGGAAAAGCTACCTATTCCAGCCTGTCACAGGTAGTACCTCAGATTTTTTCTATTCTTGTCTTTCTTGGAGGTGTTTCTCTCCTCTTTTCCGGAGCTCTGCCTTCAAATCCCAGATACCTGCATGACCTCACTTACATAGTTCCCTTTCCCCTGATAGAATTTTCCAGGTTTTTCGGAAGCATTATGGGTGTATTGCTCCTTCTCCTGGCAAACGGTCTCTGGAAAAGAATTGACGGAGCTTATATTCTCTCACTTGCTGTGCTTTTGATGGGCGGAATTTTTGCCCTCCTGAAAGACTTTGATTATCATGAAGCGTCTGTTCTTTTTACCCTGTTTTTCTTTTTGCTCCCCTGCAGGAAATACTTTTACAGAAAGTCCTCACTTATGCACCAGTCATTTAGCAGCAAGAACATAATTGCTATAATCCTGGTGCTTGTAAGCTTTGTCTGGCTTGGACTTTTCTCATACCGGAATGTGGAATACTCAAACGAGCTCTGGTGGCAGTTTGGAATTAATTCCCAGGCATCCAGCTTTTTAAGGGCAACAGTTGGAACTTTCTTCCTGCTGCTGGTTTTAGGGATAGCTAAAATGCTGAGCCCCTTTTCCAGGGATATTCATATGCCAGGGGAAGAAGAAATGAAACTTGCAAAAACAATTATTAACCAGAGCAAGGAAACTGCTGGAAACCTGGCGCTTACTGGAGACAAATACTTGCTTTTCGACGATGAAAAGCAGGCATTTTTAATGTATGGAATTTACGGAAAGACCTGGGTTGCAATGGGAGACATTGTAGGAACCAGCAAACGGGCAAAAGAGCTGATTTGGGACTTTTATGAGATGAGTAGACTGAACCAGGGCAGGGCTGCTTTTTATGAGGTAAGTGAAAAGTATATTCCTGTGTATCTTGACCTCGGCATGACCCTGATAAAAATCGGGGAGGAAGCAAAAGTTCCCATTGAGACCTTTACCCTGGAAGGAAGTGCAGGAAAAGATTTCCGCTATACTGTGCGAAATGTGGAAAAAAAGGGATACAGGTTTGAAATTGTCTCCGGAGAAGAGGTTCTCCGCCTTATGCCCGAACTCCGACGTATCTCAGATGCCTGGCTGCAAATGAAAGCAGGAAAAGAAAAGCGATTTTCAATTGGGTTTTTTGACGAAAAATATCTGAGCAACTTCCCGATTGCCCTTGTGAGAAACGACTCCGAGATAGTTGCTTTTGCAAACATATGGACTGGAGCAGAAAAGGAAGAAATCAGTGTCGACCTCATGCGCTACGGTCCCAATGCCCCGTACAGAACAATGGAATACCTTTTTATCAAGCTAATGCTCTGGGGAAAAGAAATGGGGTACAAACACTTTTCTCTCGGGATGGCTCCTCTCTCAGGGCTTGAGAATCGACAATTTGCTCCTATCTGGCATAAAATAGGGTCTTTAATTTTTTCCCACGGAGAACACTTTTATAACTATAGGGGAGTAAGGGAGTTTAAAGAGAAATTCAATCCTGTCTGGAGCCCGAGATATATCGCACTCCCGAAAGGATTCAAACAGGGCCTGGTTTTAAAAGATATAGCAGCCCTGATCTCAGGAGGAGTAAAAGGGATTTTCACAAAGGAAAATAAGCGAGCAATAAGCCATAGAGGGCATCAAACTCCAGAAAAAACGCTGGAATAA
- a CDS encoding type 1 glutamine amidotransferase → MKIHVLQHSPINTLGTIEEYARIKGHRLESTRFYEAKSPPELDSFDLLIIMGGPMGIYDYEENPWLRDEKAFIKQAVDTGKPILGICLGAQLLADILGARVYENPHMEMGWFPVRASGGKNKPEFLEGLSERITVFHWHSRTFDLPAGAVHLFESEGCKNQGFIYNGRVVALQFHPEVNEERIRSLIERFGEGLAEGPFVQKKQEMLGQREYLVGTKEFMFLILDKFELMN, encoded by the coding sequence ATGAAAATCCACGTTCTCCAGCACTCTCCCATAAACACCCTGGGCACCATTGAAGAATATGCAAGAATCAAAGGACACAGGCTTGAGTCAACCCGTTTTTACGAGGCAAAAAGTCCCCCGGAACTTGATTCTTTTGATCTTCTTATCATCATGGGTGGTCCAATGGGAATCTACGATTATGAAGAAAATCCCTGGCTGAGGGATGAAAAAGCATTTATCAAGCAGGCAGTTGACACTGGAAAACCGATACTTGGAATCTGCCTTGGTGCGCAATTGCTTGCTGACATCCTCGGCGCCCGCGTTTATGAAAACCCGCATATGGAGATGGGATGGTTTCCTGTAAGGGCATCCGGCGGCAAAAATAAACCAGAATTTCTTGAGGGGCTGTCGGAAAGGATTACGGTTTTTCACTGGCACAGCAGGACTTTTGACCTGCCGGCAGGAGCTGTTCACCTTTTTGAAAGCGAGGGCTGCAAGAACCAGGGATTCATTTATAACGGAAGGGTTGTGGCGCTTCAGTTTCATCCCGAGGTGAATGAAGAAAGAATTCGGTCTTTGATTGAGCGATTTGGGGAAGGGCTGGCGGAGGGACCGTTTGTGCAGAAAAAGCAAGAAATGCTCGGGCAGCGAGAATATCTGGTTGGCACAAAGGAATTCATGTTTCTGATACTGGATAAGTTTGAATTAATGAATTGA